The following proteins are co-located in the Castor canadensis chromosome 5, mCasCan1.hap1v2, whole genome shotgun sequence genome:
- the Tmem212 gene encoding LOW QUALITY PROTEIN: transmembrane protein 212 (The sequence of the model RefSeq protein was modified relative to this genomic sequence to represent the inferred CDS: substituted 1 base at 1 genomic stop codon): MKGLYQAAGCILVTLGSLSVFSGVIAFFPVFSYKLWFTGWSVWIACPIWNGALAITAGVFLLLAHKEWTQRHLWEASFTFVILSLMGCPLHFAITLESALLGPYCFXSFSGIAGTNYLGYAVAFPFPYAKLSSVCVDPLHYEEFHLVLQALDPGLSFALFCVSLTVFVKLFARLIQNGHINDHMIGPTALKDLSRSVSACDFEMKTPVHLRKA, encoded by the exons ATGAAGGGCCTATACCAAGCTGCTGGCTGCATTCTTGTGACTCTGGGGAGTCTGAGTGTGTTTTCTGGAGTTATTGCTTTCTTCCCTGTCTTTTCTTACAAGCTTTGGTTTACGGGATGGAGTGTGTGGATCGCTTGTCCCATCTGGAATGGAGCTTTG GCCATCACAGCTGGTGTGTTTCTCCTATTGGCTCACAAAGAGTGGACCCAGAGACACTTG tGGGAAGCTAGTTTCACCTTTGTGATTCTGAGCCTTATGGGATGTCCACTGCATTTTGCAATAACCTTGGAATCTGCTCTTCTCGGCCCATACTGCTTCTAGTCCTTTTCAGGGATTGCGGGGACCAACTACCTTGGCTATGCAGTGGCCTTCCCCTTCCCATATGCAAAACTCTCCTCAGTCTGTGTGGACCCGCTCCACTATGAAGAGTTCCACCTGGTGTTGCAAGCCCTCGACCCGGGTCTAAGCTTTGCCCTGTTCTGTGTGTCCCTGACGGTGTTCGTCAAGCTTTTTGCAAGACTTATCCAGAACGGACACATAAAT GATCACATGATTGGACCAACGGCCCTAAAGGACCTTTCCAGATCTGTCTCAGCCTGTGACTTTGAAATGAAAACTCCAGTCCATTTGAGAAAAGCATGA